One genomic segment of Acinetobacter sp. C26M includes these proteins:
- a CDS encoding HIT family protein: MFSLHPQLAQDTFFVGDFPLSTCRLMNDMQFPWLILVPRVPGVTELYELSQADQEQFLRESSWLSSQLSRVFRADKMNVAALGNVVPQLHFHHVVRYQNDVAWPKPVWGTPAVPYSNEVLAHMRQTLMLALRGQGDMPFDWRMD, from the coding sequence ATGTTTAGTTTGCATCCACAACTTGCTCAAGATACATTTTTTGTAGGCGACTTCCCGCTTTCAACATGTCGTTTAATGAATGATATGCAATTTCCTTGGTTGATCCTTGTACCACGTGTACCAGGCGTAACAGAATTATATGAATTAAGCCAAGCTGACCAAGAACAGTTTTTACGTGAGTCTAGCTGGTTATCTAGTCAACTTTCGCGTGTGTTCCGTGCAGACAAGATGAATGTTGCTGCTTTAGGAAATGTTGTTCCTCAGCTTCATTTTCATCATGTGGTACGTTATCAAAATGATGTTGCATGGCCTAAGCCAGTGTGGGGAACACCAGCTGTACCATATAGCAATGAAGTACTTGCACATATGCGTCAAACGTTAATGCTGGCATTGCGTGGACAGGGTGATATGCCATTTGATTGGCGTATGGACTGA
- the mfd gene encoding transcription-repair coupling factor, with product MFQQEISQLNLQQFKAGEKRWIGSLLGSSAALLFKEIATQSSNLYVIVARNNQHLAQLESELEFYGIKPVIFPDWEILPYDRLSPHQDIVSERLAILSNMPQKGILLVSASTLAQRVAPYSWVVGEHFDIKVGQKLDLEAQKKQLVQAGYRLVDTVYDHGEFAVRGSIMDIYASGQDEPIRIDLFDDEIESLKFFDPETQRTTESLKNFTVLPAKEFPLKEGRSTFRDRYAESFPTANPKKNPIYQDVLEGIATPGLEFYLPLFFDKKVMEAQSMLTTYLPSNCVVITNNEIEDDLINFWKEVIRRYEDRRHNIDQPILAPEELFLMPNHVLQALNQFPRILASAEVFESKAGVLNIAAEQPPKLAVDSKKEQPFEAVKHYIDQAKHPVLLVAESAGRRETLKDALRGVLGEIQNVESFTQFQKDQLQVAITSAPLDRGLLLTNQLSVISENQLYEHRVVQRRRKRQQEVSEEFLVRSLTELSIGAPVVHIDHGVGRYAGLITLEIDEQDHEFLQLDYADGAKVYVPVTNLHLISRYSGGDPDLAPLHKLGTDTWSKAKRKALEQIHDVAAELLHIQARRQSKPGFAFELDHTGYMQFSSGFAYEETLDQANAIEATIHDMQLAKPMDRLVCGDVGFGKTEVAMRAAFVAVQNNKQVAVLVPTTLLAQQHYESFKDRFADTAVRIEVLSRFGSNKTHLKTIEDLAEGKVDIVVGTHKILQENIQFKNLGLMIVDEEHRFGVRDKERIKALRADVDMLTLTATPIPRTLNMAFSGMRDLSIIATPPARRLAVKTFVQEHTDDSVKEAILRELLRGGQVYLLHNEVDTIERAAETIRNLVPEARVAVAHGQMRERELEQVMQQFYHKEYNVLVCSTIIETGIDVPNANTIIIERADKLGLAQLHQLRGRVGRSHHQAYAYLLVPSLKHLKGDAEKRLDAIQRASTLGAGFMLATEDLEIRGAGELLGEQQSGSMQAIGYSLYMEMLEKATKAIQKGKTPNFDAPLSLTAEINLHMPALIPDEYLGDVHQRLLFYKRISNTDSQEKLDNIRMELIDRFGIPPQPVKQLFSVHQLRLRAEQLGITKIDINSNGGYIEFAPDTPVQAISIIQLMQKNPTYYRMEGGQRLKVMVQLAEYDKRIQFIVDLLNKLLSELN from the coding sequence ATGTTTCAACAAGAAATTTCTCAATTAAACCTACAACAATTCAAAGCGGGTGAAAAACGCTGGATCGGTTCCTTACTGGGATCGTCAGCGGCACTATTATTCAAAGAAATTGCCACTCAAAGTTCAAATCTATACGTCATTGTTGCAAGAAATAATCAGCATCTTGCTCAGTTGGAAAGCGAACTGGAATTCTACGGAATCAAACCTGTAATTTTCCCCGATTGGGAAATCTTGCCTTATGACCGTTTATCTCCACATCAAGATATCGTCTCTGAGCGTTTGGCAATCTTATCTAATATGCCACAAAAGGGCATTTTACTGGTTTCTGCCAGTACTTTGGCGCAGCGCGTTGCACCGTATTCGTGGGTTGTGGGTGAACATTTTGATATTAAGGTTGGTCAAAAACTCGATTTAGAAGCACAAAAAAAACAATTGGTTCAAGCAGGCTATCGTTTAGTTGACACGGTTTATGATCATGGCGAATTTGCTGTTCGCGGTAGCATCATGGATATTTATGCTTCAGGGCAAGATGAACCGATTCGAATTGATTTATTTGATGATGAAATTGAAAGCTTAAAATTCTTTGATCCTGAAACACAAAGGACTACAGAATCTTTAAAAAACTTTACGGTATTACCAGCAAAAGAATTCCCATTGAAAGAGGGGCGTTCAACCTTTAGAGATCGTTATGCAGAAAGCTTCCCAACTGCAAATCCTAAAAAAAATCCAATTTATCAAGATGTACTTGAAGGAATTGCAACTCCAGGTTTAGAGTTTTATTTACCATTATTCTTTGATAAGAAGGTAATGGAAGCGCAGAGTATGCTGACGACATACTTACCAAGTAATTGTGTTGTAATTACAAATAATGAAATTGAAGATGATTTAATTAACTTCTGGAAAGAAGTAATACGTCGTTATGAAGACCGACGCCACAACATTGATCAACCAATTCTTGCACCTGAAGAACTTTTTTTAATGCCTAATCATGTATTACAGGCATTAAATCAATTCCCACGAATTTTGGCTTCAGCAGAAGTTTTCGAGAGCAAAGCAGGTGTACTCAATATTGCAGCTGAACAACCGCCTAAGCTGGCAGTTGATTCGAAAAAAGAACAGCCTTTCGAAGCGGTAAAGCATTATATCGACCAAGCCAAGCATCCGGTTTTGTTGGTTGCTGAAAGTGCAGGGCGTCGTGAAACGCTAAAAGATGCATTGCGTGGCGTTTTGGGTGAAATCCAAAATGTAGAGAGTTTTACCCAATTCCAAAAAGATCAGCTACAGGTTGCGATTACCAGTGCACCGCTAGATCGCGGTTTGTTGCTGACTAATCAACTTTCGGTTATTTCAGAAAACCAGCTCTATGAGCATCGGGTCGTACAGCGCCGTCGTAAGCGACAGCAAGAAGTATCTGAAGAGTTCTTGGTTCGTAGTTTAACCGAGTTAAGTATAGGTGCACCTGTAGTGCATATCGATCATGGTGTTGGACGTTATGCGGGTTTGATTACCTTAGAAATTGATGAGCAGGATCATGAATTCTTACAGCTCGATTATGCTGATGGCGCTAAAGTATATGTTCCTGTAACCAATTTACATCTGATCAGTCGTTATAGTGGCGGCGATCCAGATTTAGCACCATTGCATAAACTGGGTACAGATACTTGGAGCAAAGCCAAACGCAAAGCTTTGGAGCAAATCCATGATGTTGCTGCAGAGTTATTGCATATTCAGGCCCGTCGTCAATCCAAACCTGGTTTTGCTTTCGAACTGGATCATACTGGATATATGCAATTCTCCAGTGGCTTTGCCTATGAAGAGACTTTAGACCAAGCCAATGCGATTGAAGCTACTATCCATGATATGCAGCTTGCCAAACCGATGGACCGCTTGGTTTGTGGTGATGTTGGCTTTGGTAAAACTGAAGTGGCAATGCGTGCTGCATTTGTTGCTGTACAAAACAACAAACAAGTAGCGGTGCTGGTGCCAACGACATTGTTGGCACAGCAGCATTATGAATCATTTAAAGATCGCTTTGCCGATACCGCGGTACGCATTGAAGTATTGTCTCGCTTTGGCAGTAATAAAACCCACTTAAAAACCATTGAAGATCTTGCTGAAGGCAAAGTCGATATTGTGGTTGGAACGCATAAAATTCTGCAAGAAAATATCCAGTTTAAGAATCTTGGATTAATGATTGTCGATGAGGAACATCGCTTTGGTGTTCGTGATAAAGAACGGATCAAGGCATTACGTGCCGATGTCGATATGTTGACTTTAACAGCGACCCCAATTCCACGTACTTTAAATATGGCATTCTCAGGGATGCGCGATCTATCAATTATTGCAACACCACCAGCACGTCGTTTAGCCGTTAAAACCTTTGTACAAGAACATACCGATGATTCGGTCAAAGAAGCGATTCTGCGTGAGTTATTACGTGGTGGTCAGGTGTACTTGTTGCACAATGAGGTAGATACCATTGAACGTGCCGCTGAAACGATTCGTAATTTAGTCCCTGAAGCACGGGTGGCTGTGGCACACGGGCAAATGCGTGAACGTGAGCTTGAGCAGGTGATGCAGCAGTTCTATCACAAAGAATATAACGTACTGGTGTGTTCAACCATTATCGAAACGGGTATTGATGTTCCTAATGCCAATACAATCATCATCGAACGTGCCGATAAATTAGGACTTGCACAACTGCATCAATTACGTGGTCGTGTCGGGCGTTCGCATCATCAAGCTTATGCCTATCTACTGGTTCCATCACTTAAACATCTCAAAGGTGATGCGGAAAAACGTTTAGATGCCATTCAACGCGCTTCAACACTTGGTGCAGGTTTCATGCTTGCAACCGAAGATTTGGAGATTCGTGGGGCTGGTGAGCTACTCGGTGAGCAGCAAAGTGGCTCAATGCAGGCGATTGGTTATAGTCTGTATATGGAAATGCTTGAGAAAGCGACCAAAGCCATTCAAAAAGGTAAAACTCCTAATTTTGATGCACCATTATCATTAACTGCCGAAATTAACTTGCATATGCCAGCCCTGATCCCAGATGAGTACTTGGGTGATGTGCATCAACGTTTGTTATTTTATAAGCGCATTAGTAATACAGATAGCCAAGAAAAGCTCGACAATATTCGTATGGAGTTGATTGATCGTTTTGGTATTCCGCCACAGCCTGTGAAGCAATTATTTAGTGTGCATCAGTTACGCTTGCGTGCAGAGCAATTGGGAATTACCAAAATTGACATCAATAGTAATGGAGGTTATATCGAATTTGCCCCAGATACACCTGTTCAAGCCATCAGTATCATTCAATTGATGCAGAAGAATCCAACCTACTATCGAATGGAAGGTGGGCAACGTCTGAAAGTCATGGTGCAATTAGCTGAATACGATAAACGGATTCAGTTCATTGTCGACTTATTAAATAAGCTATTAAGCGAGTTGAACTGA
- the fdx gene encoding ISC system 2Fe-2S type ferredoxin encodes MPRIKVLPHAQICPEGAEFEVEQNANLCQSLLKQGIKIEHACDMSAACTTCHVVVRKGFDSLEEMNDVEADLLDRAWGLEPDSRLSCQVEIVDEDLEIEIPKYTINHASENH; translated from the coding sequence ATGCCACGTATTAAAGTTCTTCCTCATGCACAAATTTGCCCTGAAGGCGCAGAATTTGAAGTCGAACAAAACGCCAATTTATGCCAAAGTTTATTAAAACAAGGCATTAAAATTGAACATGCTTGTGACATGTCAGCGGCATGTACGACCTGCCATGTGGTTGTGCGTAAAGGTTTTGACAGCCTTGAAGAAATGAATGATGTAGAAGCAGACTTGCTTGACCGTGCTTGGGGCTTAGAGCCTGATTCTCGCCTGTCTTGCCAAGTAGAGATTGTTGATGAAGATTTAGAAATCGAAATTCCTAAATACACCATCAACCATGCTTCGGAAAATCATTAA
- the tal gene encoding transaldolase — MTQTALHQLKNLTTVVADSSDLEAIEKFRPLDATTNPSLITAAAEQPESRELIEDAYTQAKQEGYQSDELIERTIDILTVKFGVEILKLINGRISTEVDASLSYDTEATIAKARELSKLYQGYGIEQSRILIKIASTWEGIQAAKVLEAEGIPCNLTLLFGLHQAQACADAKITLISPFVGRILDWYKKAEGVEQYPIAKDPGVLSVKKIYNYYKQNGIATQVMGASFRSTAQVLGLAGCDLLTIAPNLLAQLEQDQQVVEAQLSVESAQQAEKIERSAQTKESFKAELEQDLMAFQLLQGGIDGFIKARDQLSLLLRQSFGIDAEIKP; from the coding sequence ATGACTCAGACCGCATTACACCAATTAAAAAATTTAACAACTGTTGTTGCAGATAGTAGTGATCTGGAAGCGATTGAAAAATTCCGTCCATTAGATGCAACCACAAACCCCTCACTCATCACTGCTGCGGCTGAACAACCAGAAAGCAGAGAGCTGATTGAAGATGCTTATACCCAAGCTAAACAGGAAGGGTATCAAAGTGATGAACTAATTGAGCGCACAATCGATATTCTAACAGTGAAGTTTGGCGTCGAAATTTTAAAATTGATCAATGGCCGTATTTCGACAGAAGTTGATGCGTCTTTGTCCTATGATACTGAAGCAACCATTGCCAAAGCACGTGAGTTGTCTAAACTTTATCAGGGTTATGGCATTGAACAATCCCGTATCCTGATTAAGATCGCGTCGACTTGGGAAGGCATTCAAGCAGCAAAAGTGCTTGAAGCTGAAGGTATTCCATGTAATCTCACTTTATTATTTGGTCTACATCAAGCTCAGGCTTGTGCTGATGCAAAAATCACTCTTATCTCACCTTTCGTCGGTCGTATCTTAGATTGGTACAAAAAAGCTGAAGGTGTAGAGCAGTATCCGATTGCAAAAGATCCAGGCGTACTCTCTGTGAAAAAGATTTATAACTACTACAAGCAAAATGGCATCGCAACACAAGTGATGGGCGCAAGCTTCCGTAGTACAGCACAAGTGCTTGGTCTGGCGGGTTGTGACTTACTCACCATTGCCCCAAATCTATTGGCCCAGTTGGAACAAGATCAACAAGTTGTTGAAGCTCAACTCAGTGTTGAATCAGCCCAACAAGCTGAAAAAATAGAACGCTCTGCACAAACCAAAGAAAGTTTTAAAGCTGAACTTGAGCAAGATTTGATGGCTTTCCAATTATTGCAAGGCGGTATTGATGGTTTTATCAAGGCACGTGATCAACTCAGCTTATTGCTGCGCCAGTCTTTTGGAATTGATGCTGAAATCAAACCATAA
- the hscA gene encoding Fe-S protein assembly chaperone HscA yields the protein MALLQIAEPGQATAPHQHRIAIGIDLGTTHSLVATVLSGKPKVLQDDKDRVLLPSIVHYAKDSTTFGYEAKPFMLSDPKNTVVSVKRFMGRSQADIKFQHPYTLVGAENEMPAFETAAGRKTPVEISAEILKQLKDRAEASLSNPVNGAVITVPAYFDEAQRQATRDAAQLAGLNVLRLLNEPTAAAVAYGLDQDTNLSTDRNYVIYDLGGGTFDVSILRFSQGVFEVLATGGHTALGGDDLDRLIVKWAKKQLNIDTLSDEEYAVFIMAARQAKEHLTDHDSAELKLLDDRLTLDRSTFESIIQVALDKTMSVCKRVLRDAKLELDEIEHVVLVGGSTRSYAVQKAVRELFEREPLCTINPDEVVAIGASITANQLISNSQDGSLLLDVTPLSLGLETMGGLVERLISRNTAIPVARRQEFTTYQDGQTAMLIHVVQGERDLVEHCRSLGRFVLHGIPPMTAGQARIEVTFQVDADGLLTVSAKETTSGVQAQIDIKPSYGLSSADTERLLVEGFQYAEEDKHLRHLQETKVEAQRELEALEQALKADTDLLSQQQARDLILAAEALKARLKTDELAAIEHAVQQLKIHSDAFAALRMNRHIDHALKGTKLEDWSNSN from the coding sequence ATGGCGCTTTTGCAAATTGCTGAACCAGGTCAAGCTACTGCCCCGCATCAACATCGTATTGCGATCGGCATTGACTTGGGGACAACCCACTCTCTAGTGGCGACAGTGCTATCGGGAAAACCGAAAGTTCTACAAGATGACAAAGACCGAGTGCTACTCCCGTCTATTGTTCATTATGCAAAGGATTCAACAACGTTTGGCTATGAAGCTAAACCGTTTATGCTGAGTGATCCTAAAAATACAGTTGTTTCAGTAAAACGCTTTATGGGGCGTTCGCAAGCAGATATCAAATTCCAACATCCATACACACTTGTGGGTGCAGAAAATGAAATGCCTGCATTTGAAACTGCGGCTGGTCGTAAAACCCCTGTTGAAATTTCTGCTGAAATTTTAAAACAGTTAAAAGATCGGGCTGAAGCAAGTCTGAGTAACCCTGTAAATGGTGCAGTGATTACCGTCCCTGCCTATTTTGATGAAGCACAACGTCAAGCCACACGCGATGCCGCTCAGCTTGCAGGCTTAAATGTTTTACGTTTACTGAATGAACCTACAGCGGCAGCTGTTGCTTATGGATTGGATCAAGACACCAATCTCAGCACAGACCGTAACTATGTGATTTACGACTTAGGGGGCGGTACATTTGACGTCTCTATCTTACGTTTTTCACAAGGTGTATTTGAAGTTCTTGCGACTGGTGGACACACGGCTCTTGGTGGCGATGACCTTGATCGATTAATCGTAAAATGGGCGAAAAAACAGCTCAACATCGATACGTTAAGTGATGAAGAATACGCTGTTTTCATCATGGCTGCACGTCAAGCCAAAGAGCATTTAACAGACCATGATTCTGCTGAATTAAAACTATTGGATGATCGTCTAACTTTAGATCGTTCAACTTTTGAATCAATTATTCAAGTTGCACTCGATAAAACCATGAGTGTCTGCAAACGTGTATTACGTGATGCTAAGCTTGAACTTGATGAAATTGAACATGTCGTTCTTGTTGGCGGTTCTACGCGCTCTTATGCAGTACAAAAAGCAGTTCGTGAATTATTCGAACGTGAACCACTTTGCACCATCAACCCAGATGAAGTGGTTGCGATTGGCGCATCAATTACTGCAAACCAGTTGATTAGTAATAGCCAAGATGGCTCATTATTACTTGATGTGACCCCACTCTCTCTTGGTCTTGAAACCATGGGTGGTTTGGTTGAACGTTTGATTTCACGCAATACAGCAATTCCTGTTGCACGCCGTCAAGAATTCACTACTTACCAAGATGGCCAAACCGCCATGTTGATTCATGTGGTTCAGGGTGAGCGTGATTTGGTTGAACATTGCCGTTCATTGGGTCGCTTTGTTTTACATGGCATTCCTCCAATGACTGCAGGTCAAGCACGTATTGAAGTAACGTTCCAAGTTGATGCTGATGGCTTACTCACAGTATCGGCTAAAGAAACAACTTCTGGTGTTCAAGCGCAAATCGATATTAAGCCATCTTACGGTCTATCATCAGCAGATACTGAACGCTTATTGGTTGAAGGTTTCCAATATGCTGAGGAAGATAAACATCTCCGTCACTTGCAAGAAACCAAAGTTGAAGCACAACGTGAGTTAGAAGCTTTAGAACAAGCTTTAAAAGCAGATACTGATTTACTCTCTCAGCAACAAGCACGTGACTTAATTCTTGCTGCTGAAGCGTTAAAAGCCCGTCTTAAAACAGACGAGCTGGCAGCGATTGAGCATGCTGTTCAACAGCTTAAAATTCATAGTGATGCCTTTGCTGCGCTTCGTATGAACCGACATATTGACCATGCCTTAAAAGGTACGAAACTTGAAGATTGGTCAAACTCAAACTAA
- a CDS encoding LysR family transcriptional regulator, producing the protein MNINQEQLIMFQTVIETGSFSAAARKLGKVPSAVSMSIANLEIDLNLNLFERIGREPVPTDEARALYEKTQQLLIEMNQWKQHAHALSTGLESTLNIVVVSELLHTNWTDYITLLEQRFPSLAINIFSAPQEDALQMLLDQSAQLALMFEREQLDSREQFVELKREALVPVIAKNHPLAALDQVSFEQMVQTRQIVVASRDHTIKPELLYSKDYWRTDNHHSASMMIVRNLGWGVLPLQMFNENPELKKKLKILDLYDFTPKFEYYVDLVWSRESDLGAAARFLIEHIRKQRQQNE; encoded by the coding sequence ATGAATATTAACCAAGAACAACTCATCATGTTTCAAACCGTGATTGAAACAGGCTCCTTCTCTGCCGCAGCACGAAAATTGGGAAAAGTCCCCTCTGCTGTAAGTATGTCCATTGCCAATTTAGAAATCGACCTCAATCTCAATCTATTTGAGCGCATTGGCCGTGAGCCCGTTCCAACTGATGAAGCCAGAGCGCTCTATGAAAAGACGCAGCAGCTATTGATTGAAATGAATCAATGGAAGCAACATGCGCATGCATTGAGTACAGGTTTAGAATCAACTTTAAATATTGTGGTGGTTTCTGAACTGTTGCATACCAACTGGACAGACTACATCACCCTGCTAGAGCAACGTTTTCCGAGTCTCGCTATAAATATTTTTTCTGCACCACAAGAAGATGCTCTACAGATGTTGCTGGATCAATCTGCACAGCTTGCCTTGATGTTTGAGCGTGAGCAATTGGATAGCCGTGAACAATTTGTTGAACTCAAACGGGAAGCCCTCGTCCCTGTTATTGCGAAAAATCACCCCCTAGCAGCGCTTGATCAAGTGTCATTTGAGCAAATGGTGCAGACACGGCAAATTGTTGTAGCCAGTCGTGATCATACCATCAAACCTGAACTGCTTTATTCCAAAGACTATTGGCGAACAGATAATCATCACTCTGCAAGTATGATGATTGTTCGCAATTTGGGTTGGGGGGTATTGCCCTTACAAATGTTTAATGAAAACCCTGAACTTAAAAAGAAACTTAAGATTTTGGATCTTTATGATTTCACGCCTAAATTTGAGTACTACGTTGATTTGGTTTGGAGCCGAGAAAGTGACTTGGGTGCTGCGGCAAGGTTCTTAATAGAACACATCAGGAAACAACGTCAGCAAAATGAGTGA
- the aceI gene encoding chlorhexidine efflux PACE transporter AceI, which translates to MLISKRRLIHAIVYEVILLVIIAIALSFIFSMPMEVTGTLGVFMAAVSVVWNMVFNNYFEKIEGKFNWERTIPVRILHAIGFEGGLLIATVPMIAYMMNMTIIEAFILDIGLTLCILVYTFIFQWCYDMVEERYFPNAKLAF; encoded by the coding sequence ATGTTGATTTCCAAAAGAAGACTCATTCATGCAATCGTATATGAAGTGATTTTATTGGTCATCATCGCAATTGCATTAAGTTTTATTTTTAGTATGCCGATGGAAGTGACTGGTACTCTAGGTGTATTTATGGCTGCTGTTTCTGTCGTCTGGAATATGGTTTTTAATAATTATTTTGAAAAGATCGAAGGTAAATTTAATTGGGAAAGAACGATTCCTGTACGTATTTTACATGCGATTGGATTCGAAGGTGGTTTGCTCATTGCGACTGTACCAATGATTGCATATATGATGAATATGACAATTATTGAAGCATTTATTTTAGATATTGGCTTAACGCTATGTATTTTGGTGTATACCTTTATCTTCCAGTGGTGTTATGACATGGTGGAAGAGCGTTACTTCCCAAATGCAAAACTTGCATTTTAA
- a CDS encoding adenylate/guanylate cyclase domain-containing protein — protein MPLDRLIDKEPRQFAYFHRLMGYSILSLILVIYTFTSTSASYQLYLLPLLLIYFLLCPRLEKWLQYKFDKKIEKNVLFGNEAVIIALILAALHLSLVPTFTILFGLLYVGLNNKISLPVSCLIGLIGVIVFYFSTFVIFGAEEYFEPTNPELTVVSLLGLMMFIVIGNYYQHRRLNILGQQRQHYHNQMTRYIAFANQLSRYAPLQLWQSIMRGEAEAKIEYKRKKLTIFFSDIQGFTELSETLIPDDLAFLLNDYLSHMTEIAKQYEATVDKFMGDAILIFFGDPNSQGVEQDAKSCVEMAIAMRQQMKLLRERWKKMGYPALHIRMGISTGYCHVGNYGASHRMAYTIVGRDVNLAARLQSAAEVDEILIADDTHQLIKNEFLCVPKVPIYLKGIQGPVKTWQVMEKFTGKKSDTQKWFDFDYKGFHLVLNLEEVQNYEYPELVEILENMVQRIKTQQKITNAQGIPKLTLDDEVR, from the coding sequence GTGCCACTAGATAGGTTGATTGATAAAGAACCTAGACAGTTTGCTTATTTTCATCGTTTGATGGGATATTCGATTCTGTCACTAATTTTGGTAATTTATACATTTACCTCAACTAGTGCTAGCTATCAACTCTATCTTCTACCTTTATTACTTATTTATTTTCTGCTTTGTCCCCGTTTAGAAAAATGGCTGCAATATAAATTTGATAAAAAAATAGAAAAAAATGTTCTTTTTGGCAATGAGGCAGTAATTATTGCGCTGATTCTCGCTGCATTGCATCTCAGTTTAGTTCCCACCTTTACGATTCTATTCGGATTGCTTTATGTAGGATTGAACAACAAAATTTCTCTGCCAGTCTCTTGTTTAATTGGTTTGATTGGCGTCATTGTTTTCTATTTCAGTACTTTTGTGATTTTTGGCGCGGAAGAATATTTCGAACCAACCAATCCTGAATTAACAGTCGTTAGTTTGCTTGGTTTGATGATGTTTATTGTGATTGGTAACTATTATCAGCATCGTCGCTTGAATATTCTTGGCCAACAACGCCAGCACTACCATAATCAAATGACGCGTTATATCGCTTTTGCAAATCAGCTTAGCCGTTATGCGCCACTGCAGTTATGGCAGTCAATTATGCGTGGTGAGGCAGAGGCGAAAATTGAATATAAACGTAAAAAACTAACCATTTTCTTCTCGGATATTCAAGGTTTTACTGAGCTTTCTGAAACCCTAATCCCAGACGATTTAGCCTTCTTGCTGAATGATTATTTGAGTCATATGACTGAAATTGCAAAACAGTATGAAGCAACAGTCGACAAGTTTATGGGTGATGCGATTCTTATTTTCTTTGGTGATCCAAACTCGCAAGGCGTTGAGCAAGATGCAAAATCTTGCGTAGAAATGGCAATTGCGATGCGTCAACAGATGAAATTGTTACGTGAACGTTGGAAGAAAATGGGTTATCCCGCTTTGCATATCCGTATGGGCATCAGTACAGGTTATTGCCACGTGGGTAACTATGGTGCTTCTCATCGTATGGCCTATACCATTGTTGGTCGTGATGTAAATTTGGCGGCACGTTTGCAGTCTGCGGCTGAAGTTGATGAAATCCTGATTGCCGATGACACACATCAGCTGATTAAGAATGAGTTTTTATGTGTGCCTAAAGTGCCAATTTATTTAAAAGGTATTCAAGGTCCTGTTAAAACTTGGCAAGTGATGGAGAAATTCACAGGTAAGAAATCAGATACGCAGAAATGGTTCGATTTCGATTATAAAGGCTTCCATCTGGTCTTAAATCTGGAAGAAGTACAGAACTATGAATATCCTGAACTGGTAGAGATATTGGAAAATATGGTTCAGCGGATCAAGACCCAGCAAAAAATTACCAATGCACAGGGTATCCCAAAACTGACTTTGGATGATGAAGTCAGATAA
- a CDS encoding tautomerase family protein translates to MPSVLIEVRQQYTIDEELEIMEAVHSALRDAFKIMASDRNVRLIVHQAHRFQCPPEKAKPECYTLISIDAFLGRSLDAKRQLYKMIVNNLEPIGIPKDHVKIMLRELPSENFGVRGGQAACDVNLGFKIDV, encoded by the coding sequence ATGCCGAGTGTACTTATAGAGGTCAGGCAACAATACACAATAGATGAAGAACTAGAGATTATGGAGGCAGTGCATTCCGCACTCAGAGATGCTTTTAAAATCATGGCAAGTGATCGAAATGTACGTTTAATTGTGCATCAAGCACATCGTTTTCAATGTCCGCCAGAAAAAGCAAAACCTGAATGTTATACCTTGATCAGTATTGATGCTTTCCTTGGACGTTCCTTAGATGCAAAACGACAGCTATATAAAATGATCGTGAACAATCTTGAACCAATTGGCATACCCAAAGACCATGTTAAAATTATGCTGCGAGAGCTTCCTTCGGAAAACTTTGGTGTACGCGGTGGGCAAGCGGCTTGTGATGTTAATTTAGGTTTTAAAATTGATGTTTAG
- the hscB gene encoding Fe-S protein assembly co-chaperone HscB encodes MNHFELFQLPEALDIDLAALKKQFLSLQQQYHPDKATDKDQALIKSSEINQAYKVLSQVDSRAAYLLALKKQDHHLDQSISDFEFLQSALEMREQLDEATSTEQLNTLKVEIQQWIDGLVREFKIDFADEDWAEARDTVRKLRFFQRVMNDIDKAEDRMLDEEESFDLDDDF; translated from the coding sequence ATGAATCATTTTGAGTTGTTCCAATTACCCGAAGCACTCGATATAGATTTAGCAGCTTTAAAAAAACAGTTTTTAAGTTTGCAACAGCAATATCACCCAGATAAAGCCACTGACAAAGATCAAGCCTTGATCAAGTCAAGCGAAATCAACCAAGCATATAAAGTACTTTCACAAGTTGATAGTCGTGCTGCGTATCTGCTTGCCTTAAAAAAACAAGATCATCATCTGGATCAATCCATTAGTGATTTTGAATTTTTGCAATCTGCACTCGAAATGCGTGAACAACTAGATGAAGCAACATCTACAGAGCAATTAAATACTTTAAAAGTTGAAATTCAGCAATGGATCGATGGTCTAGTTCGCGAATTTAAAATTGATTTTGCTGACGAAGACTGGGCAGAAGCACGTGATACTGTTCGTAAATTACGTTTTTTCCAACGTGTTATGAATGATATTGATAAAGCTGAAGATCGCATGTTGGACGAAGAAGAAAGCTTCGACCTCGATGATGATTTTTAA